From Thermomicrobiales bacterium:
CGCAGCCGCAGAAGGATTGCCGTCGACTGCCCGGGCCTACCTGAAGCGCATCGAGGAGCTGGTTGGCGTGCCGGTCACATTCGTCGGCACCGGCCCGCACCGGGACCAGTTGCTGCTCGCTGCCGCTGACTAACGCCTCATAGTTCGGCGTCATCAAGTTCCGGGCGATGCTCGCGCGAGAGCAGCCGCTGAATCACGTCTGTAACTGACGCATCACCATCGAGGACGGCCACAACGGCATCGGCAATCGGGGCGCTCACTCCGTGTTCGCGTCCGAGATTCACCATCGCGTAGGCGGTGGTTGCGCCTTCGACGACATGGCCGATGCGTGCCATCGCTTCGTCGGGCGCAAGGCCTTCGCTCAGGAGTTGGCCAAACGTCCGGTTGCGACTAAGCGGGCTGGCGCAGGTGGCGATGAGATCACCCAGGCCACTCAGGCCACCGAACGTCATCGGATTCGCACCCATCGCCACGCCCAAACGACTGAGCTCGGCGAGTCCGCGGGTGATGAACGCGGCCTTGGCGTTCTGCCCCAGCCCGAGCCCATCTCCGACGCCAGCGCCCAACGCAATGACGTTCTTGAGCGCGCCACCCAGCTCGACACCAACGACATCCTCGCTGGTGTAGATCCGAAACGACGGCGACGACAGCAGCGATTGAACCCGCTGAGCAGCAGCGCGCCCAGTCGAGGCAACCACCGCCGACGCTGGCAATCCGCTCGCGATTTCCCCGGACAGGTTCGGGCCGGACAGGACTGCGATGTGCTCGGCAGGATGGCTCGCAGCAGTTGAAATGACTTCACTCATGCGTGCCAGTGTCGACCGCTCGAGCCCTTTGGCGCACGAGACAACGATCGCCGTCGAAGCCAGCGAGTTCACCATCGACTCCGCTACGATTCTGACGACCTGCGACGGGACAACGACGAACACATAAGCCGCGTCTTCGAGCGCCAGATGGACACTCGACGTGATGGTCAGGGAATCTGGCAATGCGACGCCCGGTAGCAGGCGCGCGTTGGCGCGAGTCGAGCGCAACTCGTCGGCGTGCCCCTCGGTGCGCGCCACGAGCCGGACAGATGCTCCAACGGTGCTGAGATGGACGGCCAGCGTCGTTCCCCAGGCTCCCGCGCCGATGACGGCGACCGGTGAGATGTTTGACATTTGGATTCATCGCTTCCTAGACTCAGCCGCGTGAGAGTGTCGATCCGATGAAGGGACCTATACACGTGCTGGACACTCGCGAGATACAGGCGATTATCCCCCACCGCTATCCGTTTCTTCTCGTCGATCGCATTCTTGAGGTCGAATACGGCGTGCGAGCCGTGGGACTGAAGAACGTGACGGCGAACGAGCCGTTCTTTCAGGGCCACTTTCCGGACTACCCTGTCATGCCCGGCGTGCTCATTATCGAGGCGCTCGCGCAGGTCGGAGCAGTGGCGCTGCTGGGCATGGATGAATACCGCGGGAAGATGGCGTTCTTCGCCGGCATCGATGGCGTCAGATTCAAGCGCCAGGTCAAGCCGGGCGATTCGCTGCGGCTGGAAGTCGTCATGGGTCGCATGCGGCGCGGCATCGGCACCGGCTCGGCGACTGCGACGGTCGATGGCGAGCTGGCGGTGAAGGCCGAGCTCATGTTCGCGGTCGCGGATCTCGACGCCACAACATGATGGCCGAGGACGGCCCACGTCGGATCACAGTCGTTAAACCGTGTTGCATCGGCGACTGCGTCATGGCGCTCCCGACACTCGATTCGCTTCAACTGGCGTTTCCGGACGCTGAGCGCACGGTGCTGGTCGGCGAGCACTCGCGGGCGATCTTCGAGACGCGGAGCAGTGGCTGGCGGATTGCGCCGATCTCGAATCAGATTACGCCGAGAGTCGCGTTCGAAACTGCCATCGCTGTGCGCCGCTCCGGTGCTGGCTGCGTGGTCGTTCTTGAGCGTTCGAGGCTGTTGCGCTGGGCATTCGCGGCCATCTTTGGAGAGCGCGCACACGCAGTTGCGCCGATCCAGCCGGAGATTCGGCACGAAAGCGCTGCCTACCTCGATGTCGTTCGGGCGCTCGGC
This genomic window contains:
- a CDS encoding NAD(P)-dependent glycerol-3-phosphate dehydrogenase, producing the protein MSNISPVAVIGAGAWGTTLAVHLSTVGASVRLVARTEGHADELRSTRANARLLPGVALPDSLTITSSVHLALEDAAYVFVVVPSQVVRIVAESMVNSLASTAIVVSCAKGLERSTLARMSEVISTAASHPAEHIAVLSGPNLSGEIASGLPASAVVASTGRAAAQRVQSLLSSPSFRIYTSEDVVGVELGGALKNVIALGAGVGDGLGLGQNAKAAFITRGLAELSRLGVAMGANPMTFGGLSGLGDLIATCASPLSRNRTFGQLLSEGLAPDEAMARIGHVVEGATTAYAMVNLGREHGVSAPIADAVVAVLDGDASVTDVIQRLLSREHRPELDDAEL
- the fabZ gene encoding 3-hydroxyacyl-ACP dehydratase FabZ, with protein sequence MLDTREIQAIIPHRYPFLLVDRILEVEYGVRAVGLKNVTANEPFFQGHFPDYPVMPGVLIIEALAQVGAVALLGMDEYRGKMAFFAGIDGVRFKRQVKPGDSLRLEVVMGRMRRGIGTGSATATVDGELAVKAELMFAVADLDATT